One window of Acidobacteriota bacterium genomic DNA carries:
- a CDS encoding ATP-binding protein codes for MRSLRHKLVLFILPLAVIPLAAICVFAYYQAKEQITQDRTVLYLEQVAQGIADNILLSILEKKEETVSMTLYRELGDYLVRRVDPPTLLLNQLVVVHEVYDLLVLFDREGRVLSTSSIDRNAVGVSLDPERLADLRGQSLLSYTADGSWLEEVRQGRFGYLDWHASPLIRQLYSYQDDDIARQRSIGFAAPFLSEDGALLGGILAYMNWEYVQAILDNIEEDLERRSLTSGYAFLFGKDVNTVIGHKYRRNRPGSGGGRVPLVDNYGSRLGEDHGLEDLQDAIAGGATHFYYEYPPGTSKISGLAVVNHDFLRWICGVGINDEDIFAPVQDLKRVLMGAVSLTALLVGLLTYSIARGITVPVKRLTRGARVLAGGELDQRVRVASRDEIGELAVTFNEMAQSLQDRSHALIELNRSLEEKVRKRTSELERTGREVRKAYQELKDTQVQLVQSEKMASLGQLVAGIAHEIKNPLNFIYGNTDFLRQYVQKLEEVIRFYDSHSGLKPDDRETLDSLRRRINYDFVIEDLDRLMDNFEEGAQRIHAIIGDLRTFSRMDVDKTQRVPIQEPLDLALNLLHNEYRDRIRIQKDYGDVPPVECHPGRLSQVFMNVLSNACQAIPGRGEIRIRTSTDNGEAVIEIEDDGSGIRKEHLGKVFEPFFTTKAVGQGTGLGLSISYGIVQQHQGSIQVESEVGHGTRFCVRLPLKS; via the coding sequence GTGCGAAGCCTCCGGCACAAACTGGTCCTCTTCATTCTCCCCCTGGCGGTGATCCCGCTGGCCGCCATCTGCGTCTTCGCCTACTACCAGGCCAAGGAGCAGATCACCCAGGACCGGACCGTCCTCTACCTGGAACAGGTCGCGCAGGGCATCGCCGACAACATCCTGCTTTCGATCCTGGAGAAGAAGGAAGAGACCGTCTCCATGACCCTCTACCGGGAGCTGGGAGACTACCTGGTCCGGCGGGTCGATCCTCCCACGCTGCTGCTGAACCAATTGGTGGTGGTGCACGAGGTCTACGACCTTCTGGTGCTGTTCGACCGGGAGGGCCGTGTGCTTTCCACCAGCAGCATCGACCGGAACGCCGTGGGAGTGAGCCTGGATCCGGAACGGCTCGCGGACCTGCGGGGACAGAGCCTCCTTTCCTACACTGCGGACGGCAGTTGGTTGGAGGAGGTCCGCCAAGGGCGATTCGGCTACCTGGACTGGCACGCCTCGCCTCTGATCCGTCAGCTTTACTCCTACCAGGACGACGACATCGCCCGCCAGAGATCCATCGGGTTCGCGGCTCCCTTCCTGTCGGAGGACGGGGCGCTTCTGGGAGGGATCCTGGCCTACATGAACTGGGAGTATGTCCAAGCGATTCTGGACAACATCGAGGAGGACCTGGAACGGCGCTCCCTGACCTCCGGTTACGCCTTTCTCTTCGGCAAGGACGTGAACACCGTCATCGGCCACAAGTACCGGAGGAATCGTCCGGGCTCGGGAGGGGGGCGGGTTCCCCTGGTGGACAACTACGGGTCGCGCCTGGGGGAGGACCACGGCCTGGAAGACCTCCAGGATGCCATCGCCGGCGGCGCCACCCACTTCTACTACGAGTATCCCCCCGGCACCTCCAAGATCAGCGGCCTGGCGGTGGTGAATCACGATTTCCTCCGGTGGATCTGCGGAGTGGGAATCAACGACGAAGACATCTTCGCCCCCGTGCAGGACCTGAAACGGGTGCTGATGGGGGCCGTCTCGCTGACCGCCCTGTTGGTGGGACTGCTGACCTACTCCATCGCCCGGGGCATCACCGTCCCGGTCAAGCGGCTCACCCGGGGCGCTCGCGTTCTGGCCGGCGGCGAGCTGGACCAGCGGGTGCGGGTGGCCTCCCGGGACGAGATCGGCGAGTTGGCGGTGACCTTCAATGAAATGGCCCAGTCGCTTCAGGATCGGAGCCACGCCCTGATCGAGCTCAATCGGAGCCTGGAAGAGAAGGTCAGGAAACGGACCAGCGAGCTGGAGCGGACCGGCCGGGAAGTCCGGAAGGCGTACCAGGAACTCAAGGACACCCAGGTGCAACTGGTGCAGAGCGAGAAGATGGCGTCGCTGGGCCAACTGGTCGCCGGCATCGCCCACGAGATCAAGAATCCCCTGAACTTCATCTACGGCAACACCGACTTCCTGCGCCAGTACGTTCAGAAGTTGGAAGAGGTGATCCGCTTCTACGACAGCCATTCCGGACTCAAGCCGGACGATCGGGAGACGCTCGATTCCCTGCGGCGGCGGATCAACTACGACTTCGTCATCGAGGATCTCGACCGCCTGATGGACAACTTCGAGGAGGGGGCCCAGCGAATCCACGCCATCATCGGAGACTTGAGGACCTTCTCCAGGATGGACGTGGACAAGACGCAGCGGGTGCCGATCCAGGAGCCGCTGGACCTGGCGTTGAACCTGCTGCACAACGAATACCGGGACCGGATCCGGATCCAAAAGGATTATGGCGACGTGCCCCCGGTGGAATGCCATCCGGGGCGCCTGAGCCAGGTCTTCATGAACGTCCTCTCAAATGCCTGCCAGGCCATTCCCGGCCGCGGCGAGATCCGGATCCGGACTTCGACGGACAACGGAGAAGCGGTGATCGAGATCGAGGACGACGGATCCGGGATCAGGAAGGAGCACCTGGGAAAGGTATTCGAGCCCTTTTTCACCACCAAGGCCGTGGGTCAGGGCACGGGACTGGGTCTGAGCATCAGCTACGGGATCGTGCAGCAGCACCAGGGGTCCATCCAAGTGGAGAGCGAAGTCGGGCACGGCACCCGTTTCTGCGTCCGGCTTCCCCTGAAGTCATGA
- a CDS encoding ATP-binding protein, whose translation MSLNDELERARVQVLVDNTAQAVFKHLDRLEDNRKLLELRWIWELLQNARDAARPDGVHIKIRLSDSTLRFEHDGEPFRPREIAHLVYHGSTKIERSDPVGRFGSGFLSTHLLSRSVRVGGCLKDLSGFDFLLDRTGNNVQELHASMDRSWEAFQQSLRPGQEVPTSTSFSYDEITEHGQLAHEGVAALRQCGPLVLAFCPDIVSIAVEVGDNSWSLRRGHPTRMDGGSILEVQCQQDGQMSSRFVAVAEGEPGIQVALQLRPSEAGGLQVDPDLVSTPKLFILFPLIGSERLGLPASINSMEFKPHEDRNGVVLAGVSEGAEKNRHLLQESMQYQKRILNWCAQNNWGGTDRLLAFDTDNLPDWVRENKQWFIELLADLFRHARETPLMPTRDGDWINLQDAWIPTTDDPSHREQLGDLMASWDEAPARLPCRDHLDSWSRNLANWSRLLGQEPSDMDEARTIEAVAKLANRAGSIEGVQERLLGDIGLSWLISLLRLVQDAKCTRLFDEYKLLPSQAGCLKRRLSLSHDQEISDKLKDIAEGFEIKIRNGLLDTRVADEVEGIAGHLPRKSESDLLTTIRDRVEANCHNDQSTKVPRWSVKSDLVPGVIKLFRWMVKQEYNDTHLRDYPLPTTDENEGRTTIFRLDSELDTSHKPLAPRSTWPRCAQNFSTLFSKRKILAEAFASGDAVQWRKLRKQGYVNISPLIETQCEEIKGCLPEEPLSDEPDSHELTQGISVSNVVFLTEKNVGLIDRVRKSENRATELIHFILKFVIPTDEMAFEVVGSDCECGEPHTFHRAAWLKPLHDRSWVPAKNSDGRTISVRPSAESLSRLLTRSPDITQLLLGEQGTELLRVLGIRPADIMLRSMTDDEDLQVGLIGAMKDLYEAAGCDARSVYEVADEIRERPEIITSIREQKERRKTIQRNQAIGSFVEDLLRQELEQKLKGRGLKVCPRRVGADIAVEHDYTRKNEGGDNEEIMLEVVDQSAGAKHSRCATLIEVKSTKGKIVKMTPPQVESSCSRGDHFALCVVPLDDKRPTRATVRERARFVFGIGESLKSAWMRYEDLRDASKRALQIQDDAIEIEIREGQVRFRIGSEIWSGQESLKFQQTVERLIGGR comes from the coding sequence ATGTCATTGAACGACGAACTGGAGAGGGCCAGAGTTCAAGTCCTCGTAGACAATACTGCCCAAGCAGTGTTTAAACATCTCGATCGGCTTGAGGACAACCGCAAGCTACTAGAACTGCGCTGGATCTGGGAGCTGCTACAGAATGCTCGAGACGCAGCACGACCGGATGGGGTCCACATCAAGATCCGGCTTTCAGACTCCACTCTACGATTCGAGCACGATGGCGAGCCTTTCAGGCCTCGTGAAATCGCACATCTCGTGTATCACGGATCAACCAAGATCGAACGCTCCGACCCTGTTGGCCGATTCGGCTCAGGATTTCTAAGCACGCACCTCTTATCCCGGTCCGTGCGGGTCGGAGGATGCCTCAAAGATCTTAGTGGGTTTGATTTTCTTCTAGATCGTACTGGCAACAATGTGCAAGAACTTCACGCTTCGATGGACCGGTCGTGGGAAGCATTCCAGCAATCGTTACGGCCCGGCCAGGAGGTGCCGACTAGCACGTCTTTTTCGTACGACGAGATCACGGAACATGGCCAACTCGCGCACGAAGGCGTGGCCGCACTTCGTCAGTGTGGTCCGCTGGTCCTGGCATTCTGTCCCGACATCGTAAGTATTGCTGTTGAAGTGGGGGACAACTCGTGGAGCCTTAGACGCGGCCACCCAACGCGAATGGACGGAGGATCCATCTTGGAGGTTCAGTGCCAGCAAGATGGTCAAATGAGTTCTCGTTTCGTGGCAGTTGCAGAAGGCGAACCCGGAATCCAAGTCGCTCTTCAGCTACGCCCATCTGAAGCTGGTGGCCTTCAGGTCGACCCGGACCTGGTATCAACACCGAAACTCTTTATTTTATTTCCGTTGATCGGGAGCGAGCGTTTGGGACTACCGGCTTCCATTAACAGCATGGAATTCAAGCCCCATGAGGATCGAAACGGGGTTGTCCTGGCGGGAGTTTCGGAGGGGGCAGAAAAGAATCGGCACTTGTTACAAGAGTCGATGCAATACCAAAAACGGATCCTAAATTGGTGTGCCCAGAATAATTGGGGTGGCACCGATCGTCTGCTTGCCTTCGACACCGACAACTTGCCCGATTGGGTTCGCGAAAACAAACAGTGGTTCATTGAACTCCTAGCTGACCTGTTCCGGCATGCTCGGGAAACGCCGCTAATGCCGACTCGCGACGGCGACTGGATAAATCTGCAAGATGCGTGGATCCCCACGACCGATGATCCATCTCACAGAGAGCAGCTTGGAGATCTCATGGCTTCATGGGATGAGGCGCCGGCGAGGCTTCCATGTCGTGATCATCTGGATTCATGGTCACGGAATCTCGCGAACTGGAGCCGACTCCTGGGCCAAGAGCCTTCGGATATGGACGAGGCGCGCACCATCGAGGCAGTCGCGAAGCTGGCCAATAGGGCAGGAAGTATTGAAGGCGTACAGGAGAGACTACTTGGAGACATCGGTCTATCGTGGCTCATTTCGCTACTCCGACTTGTTCAGGACGCCAAGTGCACGCGACTATTCGATGAGTACAAGTTACTTCCGAGTCAAGCGGGCTGCCTGAAGAGGCGCTTGAGTCTGTCGCACGATCAAGAGATCTCAGACAAATTAAAGGATATCGCGGAAGGCTTCGAGATCAAGATCCGGAATGGACTACTTGATACTCGTGTGGCGGACGAAGTAGAAGGAATTGCAGGCCATCTCCCCCGCAAGTCTGAATCGGATTTACTCACAACAATCCGGGACCGGGTGGAGGCTAATTGCCACAACGACCAGTCAACCAAGGTGCCAAGATGGTCCGTTAAATCAGATCTCGTGCCTGGGGTCATCAAGCTCTTCAGGTGGATGGTCAAGCAAGAGTATAACGACACACACTTGAGAGACTACCCTTTGCCAACGACTGATGAGAACGAAGGCAGAACAACCATTTTTCGTCTGGACTCAGAACTCGATACCTCTCATAAGCCATTAGCCCCACGGTCAACCTGGCCGCGGTGTGCCCAGAATTTCTCGACACTCTTCTCCAAGCGGAAGATCCTAGCGGAGGCATTCGCCAGTGGTGATGCTGTCCAATGGCGTAAGCTGAGAAAACAGGGTTACGTGAACATTTCGCCCCTCATCGAGACGCAGTGCGAAGAAATAAAGGGCTGTTTGCCTGAAGAGCCGCTCTCAGATGAACCAGATAGTCACGAGTTAACTCAAGGGATTTCAGTATCCAATGTCGTCTTCCTCACCGAAAAAAATGTCGGATTGATCGACAGGGTCCGCAAAAGTGAGAACCGTGCTACTGAGCTCATCCACTTTATTCTTAAATTCGTGATCCCAACAGACGAGATGGCCTTTGAGGTTGTTGGATCCGATTGTGAGTGTGGGGAACCTCACACATTCCACCGTGCTGCATGGCTCAAACCCCTGCACGATCGATCATGGGTGCCTGCCAAGAATTCCGATGGACGTACCATCAGCGTGCGGCCATCGGCAGAGTCTCTCTCACGGCTCCTAACCCGCTCTCCCGACATCACGCAGCTCCTGTTGGGCGAGCAAGGCACGGAGTTATTACGAGTATTGGGCATTCGCCCGGCGGATATCATGCTCCGGAGCATGACCGATGACGAGGACCTACAGGTGGGACTGATTGGCGCGATGAAAGATCTCTACGAAGCTGCCGGTTGCGACGCCCGGAGTGTCTATGAGGTGGCGGACGAAATTCGAGAACGGCCAGAGATCATCACCTCAATCCGGGAGCAGAAAGAGCGCCGTAAGACAATCCAGCGGAATCAGGCGATTGGGTCCTTTGTCGAGGATCTACTTCGACAGGAACTGGAACAGAAACTGAAAGGCCGTGGATTGAAGGTTTGTCCAAGGCGAGTGGGAGCCGACATTGCAGTAGAGCATGATTACACCAGAAAAAACGAAGGCGGAGACAACGAAGAGATCATGCTTGAAGTGGTGGATCAATCGGCAGGTGCAAAACATAGCCGGTGCGCTACACTCATCGAAGTGAAGAGTACAAAAGGCAAAATTGTGAAGATGACTCCCCCGCAGGTGGAGAGTTCTTGCTCACGCGGCGATCATTTTGCTCTCTGTGTCGTGCCGCTCGATGACAAACGACCCACGCGGGCGACGGTCCGTGAGCGTGCCCGCTTCGTATTCGGGATTGGGGAGTCTCTCAAATCGGCATGGATGCGCTACGAGGATCTCCGAGATGCTTCAAAAAGGGCCCTCCAAATCCAAGATGATGCCATCGAGATCGAGATCAGAGAGGGTCAAGTGCGTTTCCGCATTGGTAGCGAAATTTGGAGCGGACAAGAATCACTGAAATTCCAACAGACGGTAGAGCGACTCATTGGTGGACGGTAA
- a CDS encoding integrase arm-type DNA-binding domain-containing protein yields the protein MRVPKRPPQRKPRGPHPLNALTPAFVRNVSQSGRYCDGHGLYLYVRPTGSRGWIQRLTIRGRRTELGLGGFPLVSLTEAREKAFANRKLARDGGDPRAANRRAESMPSFADAAGAVWKQLRPGWRSPRHARLWLWSLERYVLPHIGKIPIAQVTSADVIGILAPIWHEKAATARKLRQRIRAVLEWAVAMDLRPDNPCDRIGPVLGTQGNAVRHMRALPHGEVASALRTVRASKKRPVVKLAFEFLVLTATRSGEVRGAAWKEIDQEEGVWAIPAPRTKVNREHRVPLARRALEILEEARALAGGSPLVFPGVGGKRIGYTAMADLLRGLRIAAVPHGFRSSFRDWVAEETDHPREVAEAALAHKVRNPVEAAYRRTDLFERRRRLMDDWAGYLDGHADKGRGAETTEARHRSPARRWSSPARRADTAAATS from the coding sequence ATGAGAGTCCCGAAACGACCTCCGCAACGCAAGCCGCGCGGGCCACATCCCCTCAATGCCCTGACCCCGGCCTTTGTCCGCAACGTGAGCCAGTCCGGACGATACTGCGACGGCCACGGCCTCTACCTCTACGTGCGGCCGACCGGGAGCCGGGGCTGGATCCAGCGCCTCACCATCCGGGGCCGCCGAACCGAGCTCGGGCTCGGCGGATTCCCCCTCGTCTCGCTCACGGAAGCGCGCGAGAAGGCGTTCGCCAACCGGAAGCTGGCCCGCGACGGGGGCGACCCCCGGGCCGCGAACCGGCGGGCCGAGTCGATGCCCAGCTTCGCGGACGCCGCTGGGGCGGTCTGGAAGCAGTTGCGGCCGGGCTGGCGCTCCCCCCGGCATGCGCGGCTCTGGCTGTGGAGCCTGGAGCGCTACGTCTTGCCTCATATCGGGAAGATACCGATTGCGCAGGTGACGAGCGCGGACGTGATCGGAATCCTGGCTCCGATCTGGCACGAGAAGGCCGCCACCGCCCGCAAGCTGCGCCAGCGCATCCGCGCGGTCTTGGAGTGGGCCGTGGCGATGGATCTTCGGCCCGACAACCCGTGCGACCGGATCGGCCCGGTGCTCGGAACGCAGGGGAACGCCGTGCGCCACATGCGGGCGTTGCCTCACGGGGAGGTTGCGTCTGCACTTCGGACGGTGCGGGCATCGAAAAAGCGGCCGGTGGTGAAGCTGGCGTTCGAGTTCCTGGTCCTGACGGCGACACGCTCCGGCGAGGTCCGTGGGGCCGCGTGGAAGGAGATCGACCAGGAGGAAGGAGTATGGGCCATCCCGGCCCCACGGACGAAGGTGAATCGGGAGCACCGCGTTCCGTTGGCCCGACGAGCGTTGGAGATCCTGGAGGAGGCGCGGGCGCTCGCTGGCGGCAGCCCACTCGTATTTCCGGGAGTGGGTGGAAAGCGCATCGGGTATACGGCCATGGCGGACCTGCTCCGGGGGTTGAGGATTGCGGCGGTGCCGCACGGGTTCCGGTCGAGTTTCCGGGACTGGGTGGCGGAGGAGACGGATCATCCGCGCGAGGTGGCGGAGGCGGCTTTGGCGCACAAGGTGCGCAACCCGGTCGAGGCGGCCTACCGGCGCACGGACCTGTTCGAGCGGCGGCGGCGATTGATGGACGATTGGGCCGGATATCTGGACGGCCATGCGGACAAGGGACGCGGCGCTGAGACGACGGAGGCCCGACATCGGAGCCCAGCCCGGCGCTGGTCATCACCAGCGAGGCGAGCGGATACAGCCGCGGCTACTTCCTGA